Proteins encoded in a region of the Raphanus sativus cultivar WK10039 chromosome 8, ASM80110v3, whole genome shotgun sequence genome:
- the LOC108820705 gene encoding 60S ribosomal protein L37-2, with translation MTKGTGSFGKRRNKSHTLCVRCGRRSFHIQKSRCSACAYPAARKRTYNWSVKAIRRKTTGTGRMRYLRNVPRRFKTGFREGTEAKPRNKSAASSA, from the exons ATG ACGAAGGGAACGGGGAGTTTCGGAAAGAGGAGGAACAAGAGTCACACTCTCTGTGTGAGATGTGGCCGTCGCAGTTTCCACATCCAGAAGAGCCGTTGCTCCGCCTGTGCTTACCCCGCCGCTCGCAAGAGAACCT ACAACTGGAGTGTGAAGGCAATCCGTAGAAAGACCACAGGAACTGGAAGGATGAGGTATCTTCGCAATGTGCCTCGCAGGTTCAAGACCGGTTTCAGAGAAG GTACTGAAGCCAAGCCAAGGAACAAGTCAGCAGCTTCATCAGCTTAA
- the LOC108818772 gene encoding proline-rich receptor-like protein kinase PERK15: MSSSNNTIPSVANPPDPEFPFTPANSTTSSPSPPSPIGPDINPPFPVARTSDRGLPPGVLAGLITGAVLGATFVLIGVCVFVCFYKRKKRKLKRRKDAEAATNADSPLPSLSDPKLDNSNNLQQWNQSSTNLDNVFTYQDLASATGNFASSNLIGQGGFGYVHKGVLQDGTEVAIKQLKAGSGQGEREFQAEIQTISRVHHRHLVSLLGYCITGSQRLLVYEFVPNKTLEFHLHEKGRPVMEWGKRMKIALGAAKGLSYLHEDCNPKTIHRDVKAANILIDNSYEAKLADFGLARSSLDTDTHVSTRIMGTFGYLAPEYASSGKLTDKSDVFSFGVVLLELITGRRPVDKSQPFVDDDSIVDWAKPLMIQALNDANFDGLVDPRLEGNFDTSEMTRMVACAAASVRHSAKRRPKMSQIVRAFEGNLSLDDLTEGVTPGHSTIYSLDGSSDYSSTQYKEDLKKFKKMALESQTFGSSECSGLTTSDNGQNPSGASSITEGQRTTQEIEPEKKTDETIS; encoded by the exons ATGTCGTCGTCGAACAACACTATCCCCTCCGTCGCTAATCCACCAGACCCTGAGTTTCCCTTCACCCCAGCTAACTCTACCACTTCATCTCCCTCTCCGCCTTCCCCCATCGGACCTGATATAAACCCTCCGTTCCCCGTGGCGCGGACAAGCGACAGAGGCTTGCCGCCAGGAGTGTTAGCTGGCTTGATCACCGGAGCAGTTCTCGGAGCAACGTTTGTTTTGATCGGAGTTTGTGTCTTCGTCTGTTTCtacaaaaggaaaaagaggaagctgaagagaagaaaagatgcTGAAGCCGCCACTAATGCAGACTCTCCATTACCTTCTTTGTCTGATCCGAAGTTAG ataatAGTAACAATCTTCAGCAGTGGAATCAAAGTAGTACAAACTTAGACAACGTGTTCACGTATCAAGACTTGGCTAGTGCAACTGGTAACTTCGCCAGCAGCAACCTCATTGGACAAGGTGGGTTTGGTTATGTTCATAAAGGAGTTCTTCAAGACGGAACTGAGGTTGCCATTAAGCAGCTTAAAGCTGGAAGCGGACAAGGAGAACGCGAGTTTCAAGCGGAGATACAGACCATTAGTAGAGTCCACCACAGGCATCTTGTTTCACTTCTTGGTTATTGCATAACCGGATCTCAAAGGTTGCTTGTTTATGAGTTTGTGCCTAACAAGACTCTCGAGTTCCATTTACACG AGAAAGGGAGACCAGTAATGGAATGGGGGAAGAGGATGAAGATTGCGTTGGGTGCAGCTAAAGGATTGTCATACTTACATGAAGATT GTAACCCTAAAACAATACACCGTGATGTTAAGGCTGCAAATATTCTTATTGACAATAGCTACGAAGCAAAG TTAGCAGATTTTGGACTCGCCAGGTCTTCTTTAGACACTGATACTCATGTCTCCACTAGGATTATGGGAACATTTGG TTACTTGGCTCCTGAGTATGCTTCTTCTGGGAAACTCACTGATAAATCAGATGTATTCTCATTCGGTGTGGTGCTTCTAGAATTGATAACCGGACGCAGACCTGTTGATAAGTCACAGCCTTTCGTTGATGATGATAGCATCGTTGATTGG GCAAAACCTCTGATGATACAAGCTCTAAACGATGCCAACTTCGACGGTCTTGTTGACCCGCGGCTAGAAGGTAACTTCGATACCAGTGAGATGACGAGAATGGTTGCTTGCGCTGCTGCTAGTGTCCGTCACTCGGCCAAACGCCGCCCAAAAATGAGCCAG ATAGTTCGAGCATTTGAAGGAAACCTATCTCTAGATGACTTAACGGAAGGAGTCACTCCAGGTCACAGCACTATCTACAGTTTAGATGGGAGCTCGGATTACAGCTCAACACAATATAAAGAGGACTTGAAGAAGTTCAAGAAAATGGCACTTGAGAGCCAGACATTTGGTAGCAGCGAATGTAGCGGTTTGACCACCAGTGACAACGGTCAGAACCCATCAGGCGCCTCTAGCATCACTGAAGGTCAACGTACAACGCAAGAGATCGAACCGGAGAAGAAAACGGATGAGACTATAAGTTAA
- the LOC108820419 gene encoding uncharacterized protein LOC108820419 — MERLKKLDHRRKKKATSSETIEEGHDAGKGLELEQIAADERRNKPRPDTQRDRQDEDVDRDEGERDGGDNGEDEVEENQVEYIVENGLDVEEENCEDLSQHFGDVAREEENVSDGESGDDIWDDEKIPDPLSSDEDEEEVERRELFSNSVDSEELLALGKTFACAADFKLALLRYSLKTRYDIKMYKSTSRKMGARCSDVESGCPWRIYCSYEPRRHKMQVKVYINEHNCMRSGYSKMLKVSSIAWLFAERLRINRKFTKKEMAAEVKREYNLIVTEEQCAKAKSKLFRERKTSHEVHFSRIWDYEAEIKRSNQYTTMVIETIPGATPGSKQMFDRLYVCFTSQRESWIESCRPIIGLDGAFLKWDIKGHLLAAVGRDGDNRIVPIAWAVVEIENNGLVNAVKNELPEAEHRMCSRHILANWKRDSKDSELERLFWKIAGSYTLGDYQEHMDTLKKYCSGVYNSLLKTNPNTWSRAFFRLGSNCNDNLNNLSESFNKTIREARKKPLLEMLEDIRRQCMVRNAKRAILASRCKTKFTKKVHLEIEQTKENAKDCIRYMACGNVHEIDDGSVAYSVDMDLKTCGCLKWQLRGIPCIHASCVITAKKLKMEDFVSKYYTSDMWRVTYSRGIRPVQGMKLWPRMNRLPVLPPPYRLGNRGRPSNYDRKKGANESSSSSTRLGREKRKMTCSNCLNTGHTKTTCSNPTAEREPKRPRGRPRLQDVGELTQGLSQEQTQA, encoded by the exons atggagaggctgaagaagcttgatcacaGACGTAAGAAGAAGGCTACTTCGAGTGAAACAATTGAAGAGGGGCACGATGCAGGAAAAGGTCTGGAGCTTGAGCAAATCGCCGCAGATGAGAGACGAAACAAACCTCGACCCGACACTCAGAGAGACCGTCAAGATGAGGATGTGGACCGAGATGAGGGAGAAAGAGATGGTGGTGATAACGGAGAGGATGAAGTTGAAGAAAATCAAGTAGAATATATTGTAGAAAATGGATTAGACGTGGAAGAAGAGAACTGTGAAGATTTATCACAACATTTTGGAGATGTCGcgagagaagaagagaatgtAAGTGATGGAGAGAGTGGTGATGATATTTGGGATGATGAGAAGATACCAGATCCATTATCTTCCGACGAAGATGAAGAGGAGGTAGAACGGAGAGAGTTGTTTTCCAATAGTGTTGACAGTGAAGAGCTTTTGGCATTGGGGAAGACATTTGCTTGTGCAGCAGATTTCAAGTTAGCATTGTTAAGATACTCTCTGAAGACCCGTTACGACATTAAAATGTACAAGTCTACATCAAGGAAGATGGGTGCGAGATGCTCTGATGTTGAGTCGGGTTGCCCTTGGAGGATTTACTGTTCTTATGAACCAAGGAGGCACAAGATGCAAGTGAAAGTATATATCAATGAGCATAATTGTATGAGATCAGGCTACTCAAAGATGCTTAAGGTATCCTCAATTGCTTGGCTGTTTGCGGAGAGGTTAAGGATCAACAGGAAGTTTACGAAAAAGGAGATGGCTGCAGAGGTCAAGAGAGAGTACAATTTGATTGTCACAGAGGAACAGTGTGCAAAAGCAAAGTCTAAGCTATTCCGAGAGAGAAAAACAAGCCATGAAGTGCATTTCTCACGTATATGGGATTATGAAGCTGAGATAAAAAGGTCAAATCAGTATACAACAATGGTTATTGAGACTATTCCCGGTGCTACTCCAGGAAGCAAGCAAATGTTTGACAGGTTATATGTTTGTTTCACATCTCAGAGAGAATCTTGGATAGAATCATGTAGGCCTATCATAGGGCTAGATGGTGCATTCTTGAAGTGGGATATTAAAGGGCATCTACTAGCCGCTGTAGGAAGAGATGGAGATAACAGGATTGTGCCAATTGCTTGGGCTGTTGTTGAGATTGAAAATAAT GGACTTGTGAATGCTGTCAAGAATGAGCTTCCTGAAGCTGAACACCGAATGTGTTCAAGACATATCCTTGCAAACTGGAAAAGAGACAGTAAAGATTCTGAATTAGAGAGATTATTTTGGAAAATAGCAGGAAGCTACACTCTAGGGGATTATCAAGAGCATATGGACACACTAAAAAAATATTGCTCAGGTGTTTATAACTCCCTTCTGAAAACAAACCCCAATACATGGTCAAGAGCTTTTTTTAGATTAGGATCAAATTGCAATGACAACCTCAACAACCTTAGTGAGTCATTCAACAAGACAATTAGAGAAGCTAGAAAAAAACCATTGTTGGAAATGTTAGAGGATATAAGAAGGCAATGCATGGTTCGTAATGCCAAAAGAGCTATCCTTGCTTCACGTTGTAAGACTAAGTTCACAAAGAAAGTTCATTTGGAGATTGAACAGACTAAGGAAAATGCAAAGGATTGCATTAGATATATGGCATGTGGGAATGTTCATGAAATTGATGATGGAAGTGTCGCCTATAGTGTTGATATGGATTTGAAAACATGCGGGTGTCTCAAGTGGCAGCTCAGAGGAATTCCATGTATTCATGCTTCATGTGTGATAACTGCAAAGAAGCTAAAGATGGAAGATTTTGTGTCCAAGTATTACACAAGTGACATGTGGAGAGTGACATACTCGCGTGGTATCAGGCCGGTGCAGGGAATGAAATTATGGCCTAGGATGAATAGGCTACCAGTGTTGCCACCACCCTATAGACTAGGTAATCGTGGAAGACCAAGCAATTATGATAGAAAAAAAGGAGCTAATGAATCTTCCAGTTCCTCAACAAGGCTTGGACGAGAAAAGCGTAAGATGACTTGTTCTAATTGCCTAAACACTGGTCACACCAAAACTACATGTTCTAATCCCACAGCTGAAAGAGAACCAAAAAGGCCAAGGGGTCGGCCAAGACTTCAAGATGtg GGGGAATTAACACAAGGTCTTTCACAAGAACAAACTCAAGCTTAA